In Colias croceus chromosome 21, ilColCroc2.1, the DNA window aagaaaaattggttgtctgtaaagtcagtttactgaagatagttgaacgtgacaacatCTTAAgaccgattgtgcttctttgtcgctcgttccgcgctctcgcttgcacttcaagccttacggaacgcctcagagcgaggtaacgccgcatgagtcatgttttttcgtgcgtgcagccggctctatcgaattataagacgttgtcacgtcaaaaaaacaTGCGTTTtgtatagaatttttttttaatattttaatcttaatattttttccaggTACAATGCTAGCTGAAATTTCGAGTACATTCCAGTCGTCGCCGGAAGACGCGACGCCATCTTATACGAAAAAAGCGTGGATTAATAGCTTTAATAGTTTCTCTATTGCTgattaatatgttattttaatattttaatcggcaattacaataaatgtgttttttaatatttaatttttaaaagaaaaaactcagAAATATACCATTAAAAATTACTCAGATTTAGTATGTTTCTTTCGTCATTTGCATGTTCGAATAAGTAGAATTAGTTTcattttttgacgtgacaacgtcttataaattGGTTTGCCGGGTGACACTTCAAGAAACTGCGTTACCCTCCGCTCACGTTATGCGCTCACAATGAGAGCGAGTGAGAGGCACGCGTCCCTTCCACTcgggcatggttagcccgcctaagagcgagagagacagacataaaaagtcgtcacgtaaaactttcgcccgtataccgaattaccgactttacaggcaaccaatttttttgataGTTTTGATGCCTTGTAattgttgaaaaataatatttaccacGCATGTAAACCCATAATAAAAAGTTAGTAAAAATTGTTATCGTTGATTTAAACTCGCATGATCTCATCTgctagttatttaaaaatttatactattttttattcaattattaaaacttgtgtcattttatgttttgttacGATTCCTTGAATTTTAAgttcattttttcattaaatttcaatgaataataagaacaaaataattttaagaaacaTCGCAAGTTAAAACCcatataaacttataaatccgactcgcacttgaccggatttatttttatcggcATTTACAAAACACGAACTACTGGTGTATTAAtatacaagtaatttttaacACAAACTACTGATGTATTCATAcaaattctttaattattttataataaatatcttattgtaataaaaattgtcaATTTTGAAACACAAACATTATATGGTCTGTAGATATAGAGATAAAAAGTGTACAGTACGAATATAAAAAGCCTGAtcttaaatatgtacttagttTTATTGTTGAGAATGTTAACCTTTTTTACGTatgtaaatatgaaatataatttattttctcatttcattgttttatttaccgCCTTAAATTCTATGactataatgaaaaatatcacaactttttaaatttgattttataaataactagcggcCCGTCCCGGCTTCGCACGGGCattaaacattacatttagatttgttaattttactaAACGAATTATTATCAAGCGTAAATTCGGCACACGTCCATCACGTAGGTAGCCGACCGCACGAGTAATCAGTAAGCCGCGCGGCAAGTTTATTTCGTGATCTTAACCCCCCTCCCGTACCCCTGCCCGAGTGACGCTTACAACGCATAGCTAGCCgaatacagtttattttttaatttttttttaactcgtGATATCTTTTGATTGGATTGTCAGAATCGAATAATtcaaaaagtaatataaagatATTGAAGCAGTCTTAAATAATACAtcgtttattttgataagggtTAATACCAAGGTACAAATAAAGAGCTTTTTGTAGCggtggtattttaatttctttttttcaataaaaaaacgctTATTGTGACATGACTGTAATAGTTAGAGATATGCTGCCGctgattttttgtagataatggtgtgttctaaaaaaatgtagtatatcaTTTTGTTCTATCATCAATAGTTTTCGCAGCGCACGCgatgtaaggtagttttttgatatttttttcacacctTGGATTACGTTATCGTAATTTTAGTAAGGAtgcctattttttttgaaaatgaaatatagcctatgtcactcagaaatgatgtagctttccaacagtgaaagaatttttcaaatctgccaagtagtttcggagcctattcaattcatacaaacaaacaaacaaaaaatcaaacctttcctctttataatatttgtatagactagctgcgcttcgcggtttcacccgcttggctccgctcctattggtcttaccAGTTACCGTAATGATATAgcttagccttcctcgataaatgggctatctaacaccgaaagtatttttcaaattggaccagttcctgagattagcgcgatcaaacaaaacaaagtcttcagctttataatattagtttagaaTGGTTTAGATTTTCCATTGAAACTTAAATTGTGTGCAacgtccgtctgtctgtcaacaccctttttctcaggaacGAGTGGAGGTATCGAGCTGAAATGTAAATCGAATACTGaagtctacggtcccttgatgctgtgaaaaaataaaacctataAGCCAATGCTGCAAATAAACAGCCGTGTtgaaaattttcgcaaatttcgacattcgcagaGAAACCAAAACCTACAGGGAACTTCCCATGAACAcatcttgaaatttggtacaaagTAACGTCTTGTAACAGATATAGGAATAATTACGTAAAACATGAATTTTGAATtacattatgtaaaaaaaaaataagcgcaaaatatacaaaaatgaatcgcaaaatgtgttggtaagcgcataactcgagaacggcctgaaccgatttcgataattctttttttattatattccttgaagtacgaggatggttcttatgtagagaaaacgtaaacatgtaccacgggcgaagccggggcagatCGCTAGTATGTATTACAACAAAAACTCAggtctataatattatctttaccctgtaataaaatcaaacttctaTAACAACGCAATCAGAAGATATAGCCGTAAATGCTGAAAATTttgcaaatttcgacattcgcaagggtATCATAACTCAAAACCTAGGCTACTTCCCGTGATCGTGAACTcgaatcttgaaatttggtagcACAGAATATAGGACAAttgcaaatttttttttttaacatcataaaaaatttgatatatatttttcttagtgCTTAGTGGTGCTTAGTATTGTAtacgtaatatattattattagtgcattatttttcatgaatcgtataataatgaaattgattacagcgccatctattagaAGGAGGCTGTAGTCATTGTTATTTTCGATTCTTCTAGTCACCACTAGATGTcactgatataaaataaattatataggaTATTTATGTAGATGGCGCCACtagatttaattatataaatttaaataaaacttttttgctAAAGcaacattatatttaacataaaaaatgaatagtgcccttttttatttaatttcactgATTTTTGCCATCcatattgtaatgtttaacttttattccgtaaattaagtaattatgaaattgaaaacagcgccatctattagaATCTAGCAGTAATTCTTGTGCAATTAGTTCTTACTAGTCATCGCTAGATGTcacagtaataaaatataattgatctGATAATTGATGTAGTGATTGGCGCTAGTGagttgtattatattattgtgatacctataataatttagaagtTCGCAGTCAATATTGAAATAgccatgaaaatattataactatatattttttattagtgcTTATATTTCATGAAGGTTCACCAAACTGGGCCcccgcaatttttttttcgtttatatATACAGTGTAAATTCTATATAACGACACTCCAAACATAAGTTACTCTATGACTCCAAACTCTCTAAAGCGTCAAAATCAATTGCCTTTGGTTGGTTTAGCTTATCTACCATACAATGATACACTCTACATAGCATCACACTCACTCTCAATAACGACAACAATTAAGTAATAAACTCGACGTCATTCATACCGAACTTTCTAAGAAATTCGTTCTTTTGTTTACAACAAAGGTTTACAAATTGGGATTGCTTGCACGTGTAGACTGTTTTTGACCATGACTAATAAGTATGAGTCATGGATTATCTATACGTTATCATATTCTTAGTTGCTCACGAACTCTtgttatttaagaaaattataagAGTTAAGTAATAAAGGAGAAAACTAAAAAACTCAgaaaaatcttataataaatcatctagattctaggtaaatgaataatacaaaaccaaatatcTCTGTCCCTAATACGTTTCGAGATTTATGTTCATAATATCTTTGCTCAAAATatattgctcttttaaaatatccaaGTTTCATCACTGGCCCTGAAAGTTCATCACAACGCTAAGTTTACCCAAACCCCTTCTAAGTAAATTAATGATTGCTCCATGAGTGCTCTCGTCTTTTACATACATTACCGGCTGCGTATTCGGTATTGTATAGAATACCTAGGCAaagtataaaatgaataatatttcatacattacctataatatgttttaggTATTCTGTATTCATTAATTGCCTAGAGCCTTAGACAATGTTTAGAATACCTGATTATGTagatttccggtaacataatattatataggtattattaaaaattcgaAAGTCTGcttgtctgttacgctttcgaagctatattaaaatactaatattataaatgcgaaagtaactctgtctgtctgttactcaatcacgcctaaactactgaaccaattggcatgaaatttggtatggagatattttgatacccgagaaaggacataggataggttttatcccggaaatcccacgggaacgtgaactatgcgggtgtttctttgactgcgcgggcgatgccgcgggtggaaagctagtattaaaataaaatcagaatgaaaaaatagaatatactttattgcaaatatgaataactacatatttattaattgtattgtattgtaataccCAAAGAGTTGGACGTATGATGTTGACGTTGACGTTGGATGGACGTGTCTTGGTCCGCGGAAAAACCAcaggttataaataataaattaaatatcatcGAAAGAAATACCGttgaattgataacctcctccttttttttttaagtcggttaaaaataaaacaacatctGATAATATAccactttattaaatataaatacataatctaaataaaaatcacattAAACCTTAACAGTAGTAACTGCCACCGTCGGCTCCACAGCATCAGGGACATGGAAGAAATACAACATAAACCCTGCCGCAAGCAAAAAATGGAATGCTAAGATCGATCCAACGAGAATTAGGAAGTATTTTGACTTTCTTAGCGCTGGGAGGAGCCAGAAAATCAGTACAGCTCCGGAAATAAAAGCCCCGAGGAGTACTAATAGCCATTGGAGCCAGGATACTTGAATGGTCCATAGTATTGCAACCGGGACGTATATGGACAGGGAATAACCGTAGAGGCAGAAGAGCGACATCATTGTTGGCGCTGATGAACCCTGTAaagaaatatgtttttataagatgactaaaaaatatgtttatttttattttaaagcattaaatgcaattaagaaatatttgaaattcaaCAAAGTCGGGATTCAAATGCACATCTCAAACCACACAAAAGCTAAAATCATtgaaatacagaaaaataattattttccaacAATTTTTTGGGTAAAACTATGCTGGTTACTAGTCAAATAAATGAGAAAGCATTGTTTTTAGTAATGGAAGTTTCCCTTGACCACGCGTTTTAAATCctctatttttaaaatatacttttatatatGCCATGTTTTTCCAAAGACATTCGAATACAATaaaacctatttaaaaaaaacataacattttttttcaccaAAATTAAACCAAATCGCTACCTTTACAGAATTTTTTAGCAATTCGGTTATATACCTTTACAGAATTTGTATACAAGATATACCTGAATCTCAATCTGATCCTGAGCATCAGGCGTCGATGTCCACTTGAGTGCAGCCCACAGAGCAAGCGGCACGAGCCACACGTAGCAGAAGATCGCCGTCGCCGCGTACGACACAAGGTGGAAGTCGTACTTCCAGTGAATCAGCTTGTTGGCATTCTGGAGATAGCTTGCTATGTTCCCACTTACGGCTATTGTGAAGATCTGCAAGATTAATTGAATGGAAGTTTAGATATATGTAAAACACCAGGCAGTTAAATAGAAACACATTtatcaataaacaataacGCATATGACAACTAacagaaaataataactaaacaTAGAACATTACAAAGAAagcaataagaaaataatattcagaTGTTCTCTGGCTGTGAAATAGTTCAGGCATAGAATATACCAATTACCAAGAGTTGTTACATAGCATTACTTGcatagaattaaaaataaaatgttactgtagttgtagttttattgtaatatcttACCAGTGTTACTGAAATCCAAACTGGACCATACAggtcgggttttcctttgatcCTCTCATCAAAGTAGTTACGAGACACCTTCTGCGGCAGGACTGAAGATACAATTCTCTCGACCACCTCATTTGTGTGAACATCAAAGTACTTTTGATAGTATTCTATTGTCCAAAAGTTATGATTGCCTGAAACATTGAACATACTAATTTGCAGTagtcttattatttattagtaacaGGGAAACAAGTTAACATTGCAAAATGTCTACTTATGTTTTGTCTACAGAAACTTATGATAATCTAgttcttttataaaatgtattgaaaaaGTTTCATACCACTTTTTGGAGTCTCTTGATCCTCGCTAACTGGCTTGGGTTCAACATAGTCATAGCTTTGTGTACTGGGGATTGTG includes these proteins:
- the LOC123701272 gene encoding protein YIPF2; the protein is MSNVNTGELLNFQDYSPEHNRSARIDVEAVHTNQYTIPSTQSYDYVEPKPVSEDQETPKSGNHNFWTIEYYQKYFDVHTNEVVERIVSSVLPQKVSRNYFDERIKGKPDLYGPVWISVTLIFTIAVSGNIASYLQNANKLIHWKYDFHLVSYAATAIFCYVWLVPLALWAALKWTSTPDAQDQIEIQGSSAPTMMSLFCLYGYSLSIYVPVAILWTIQVSWLQWLLVLLGAFISGAVLIFWLLPALRKSKYFLILVGSILAFHFLLAAGFMLYFFHVPDAVEPTVAVTTVKV